In a single window of the Acipenser ruthenus chromosome 20, fAciRut3.2 maternal haplotype, whole genome shotgun sequence genome:
- the LOC117425241 gene encoding cation-dependent mannose-6-phosphate receptor-like, with protein MSVIGRLTWSALVFLFVAEWGRCQGQTRNCKTNNQGNESESERKLLSKLEPLASLSFSAVIQDKDNSYTYYFSVCGNVANISNAGLVQIDKTGTKTVIGQYTDTQIFGGSDWVMLVYKNGSKYDNHCNHENRKSMVMISCNRNTIGGGFTVVDEERTKPTDCFYLFELDSSTVCPVITSKLSAGSILLIVFFSCLTLYIVGGFLYQRLVVGAKGMEQFPNYSFWQDLGNLTADGCDFVCRSRARNAPPTYRGVASEPLGGEETEERDDHLLPM; from the exons ATGTCTGTGATTGGACGACTGACCTGGTCTGCTCTAGTCTTCCTATTCGTTGCTGAGTGGGGGCGATGCCAAGGGCAGACCAGAAACTGTAAGACCAACAACCAGGGGAATGAATCTGAGAGCGAGAGAAAACTGCTGAGCAAACTGGAACCCCTGGCTTCTCTGAG TTTCTCCGCTGTCATTCAGGATAAAGACAATAGCTACACGTATTATTTCTCAGTGTGTGGGAATGTGGCCAATATCAGCAACGCAGGGCTTGTGCAAATCGACAAGACTGGCACTAAAACTGTCATCGGACAATACACAGATACCCAGATCTTTGGAGGAA GTGACTGGGTGATGTTGGTTTATAAAAACGGTTCCAAATATGACAACCATTGCAACCATGAAAACAGGAAGTCAATGGTGATGATATCCTGCAACAGAAACACTATTGGG ggtGGTTTTACTGTGGTAGATGAGGAGCGCACCAAGCCCACAGACTGCTTCTACCTGTTTGAGTTGGACTCCAGCACTGTCTGCCCCGTGATCACCAGCAAGCTGAGTGCTGGCTCCATCCTGCTCATTGT GTTTTTCTCATGTCTGACTCTGTACATTGTGGGCGGGTTCCTTTATCAGCGATTGGTCGTAGGAGCGAAGGGGATGGAGCAATTCCCCAACTATTCCTTCTGGCAAGACCTGGGAAACCTGACAGCT GATGGCTGTGACTTTGTCTGTCGATCAAGAGCACGCAATGCCCCTCCCACTTACAGGGGAGTGGCTTCGGAACCCCTGGGAGGGGAGGAGACTGAAGAGAGAGATGACCACCTGCTACCCATGTGA